Below is a window of Prosthecochloris sp. GSB1 DNA.
CCCACGGCTCGCAGGCGCATACCGATCTCATGAAGACCCAGGCGCTCCTGCAAGCCCTTGGCAACTATGGTTTCGATGCGGCTTTTGGAGGGGCGAGAAGGGACGAGGAAAAATCGAGAGCCAAGGAGCGCATTTTTTCCTTCAGGGACGGATTTCATCAGTGGGACCCGAAAAACCAGCGTCCCGAACTTTGGCACACCTACAACGCCAGGGTACGCAAGGGCGAATCCATACGGGTGTTTCCCCTGTCGAACTGGACAGAACTGGATATCTGGGAATATATCCGCAAGGAACGGATTCCCATCGTTCCGCTGTATTACGCGAAGGAGCGGCGCGTCGTGGCTATGGGTGGCAATCTCATTCTTGTCGACGATGAACGCATGCCTGAGGAACTCCGGAAAAAGGCGGAGATGAAAATGGTCAGGTTCAGGACCCTCGGCTGCTATCCCCTGACCGGCGCGGTCGAGTCCGATGCTGCGACCATAGAGGATATAGTGCTTGAAATGATGGCCACGACGAAATCCGAACGCACGACGAGGGTCATTGACTACGATCAGGAGGCGTCGATGGAGCAGAAAAAGAGAGAGGGGTATTTTTAATCGCGAATATCGCATTGTCAACCGAAAATCGGAAAACCTGTCGATGTCTGCTTTTGCTTACGGGAACACTATCAACGAGTTTCTCGCTCATGACCAGCAGAAGGATCTCCTGCGTTTCCTTACCGCGGGGTCGGTCGATGACGGAAAATCGACCCTGATCGGTCGCTTGCTGTTCGACTCGAAAAAAATTTACGAGGACCAGCTTGCAGCACTCGAGCGTGATAACCTCAGGGAGGGACACGCCGGGGACGATATGGATTACGCTTTGCTGCTCGACGGTCTCAAGGCGGAGCGGGAGCAGGGAATCACCATCGATGTGGCCTACAGGTATTTTTCCACGAACAGACGGAAATTCATCATCGCCGACACTCCCGGGCACGAGCAGTATACGCGCAACATGGTTACGGGGGCTTCCACTGCGGATCTTGTCATCATTCTCGTCGACGCCCGTCAGGGCATCGTTACGCAGACGAAGCGGCATACCTTCATCGCCGCTCTTCTCGGGATAAAGCATGTCGTGCTTGCCGTCAACAAGATGGATCTCGTTGATTACAGCCAGAGGACTTTCGAGGTGATTTGTACCGCATACAAGGATTTCGTGACCCGTCTGGGTATTCCCGACGTTCATTGCATCCCGCTGTCAGCGCTCAGGGGAGACAATGTCGTGACGCCTTCGGAGCACACGGCGTGGTACGACGGAAGGCCGCTGCTGCATTTTCTGGAGACGGTGCACGTGGCGGGAGACCGTAACTTCATCGATTTTCGTTATCCCGTGCAGTATGTCATCAGGCCGTCACACGGTTACAGGGGTTACGCGGCCCGCGTTGCTTCCGGGATCGTCAGGAAAGGGGACGAACTTCTTGTTTTGCCTTCACGGAAAAAGTCGGTGGTGGCCTCGATCACCACGTGGGACGGGGAGCTCGAGGAGGCTTTCCCGCCGCAATCGGTAACCCTGACGCTGAAAGATGATATCGATATTTCAAGAGGCGACCTGCTCGTCAAACCGGGCAATGTGCCGAAAGTCGGGCGACATTTCGAGGCGATGCTTGTCTGGCTCGCCGAAGAGCCCATGACGGCTTCCGGCCAGTATCTTATCAAGCATACGACGAATACATCCAGGGCGAGGATAGACGAGATCCGTTACCGGATCGACGTCAATACGCTCCAGCGGTCGGGATCCGAGGTTTTCGGGCTCAACGATATCGGTCGTGCAGTGCTGACGGTGAACAAACCCCTGTTTTTCGATTCCTACGCGAAAAACAGGGAAACAGGCGCATTCATTCTCATCGATTCGGTCGGGTTCAATACCGTCGCGGCGGGCATGATCATCGACAGGGTGGGCGAAGACGAGCTCCCCTCGAAAATTAGCGGCGGGCAATCCCTGTCGCAGGCCGTAGCCCGAAGTCTTGTTCCTCTTCGCGAAAGAGAGAAGAGAATGGGGCAGAAGAGCGCGACGGTCTGGATAATGGGACTGCACGGCTCCGCGAAGAACGATGTTGCCAGCCGTCTCGATAAGGCGCTTTTCGACAAAGGAGCGACCACGGTGCTTTTTGACGGAGGGACGGTTCGTTCGGGGCTGTCGAGCGAACTCGACTATTCTCCAACTGACCGTGCGGAGCATTTGCGGCGTGTGGCTCATCTTTGCCGGATGCTCAATGATCAGGGGTTCATAACCATATGTTCCTTCATCTCGCCGGACGCCAATATCCGCAGGCAGGTGGCCGAAATTGTTGGTGTCGAGCGTTTTCATCTCGTTTACGTCGATGCGAGTCAGCAACTCTGCCGCAAGCTTGAGCCGGAACTCTATGAGCAGGTGGAAAGAGGGGCTGCCCGGCATCTGCCCGGCGTGGATCTACCCTTCGAGCCGCCGCAACGGCCCGATGTCAGGCTTTGTCAGCAAACCGGTTTCGTGGATATTTCGAAAATCCTCGATTACCTGGCCGCCGGGGGGGTATTTCCGCTTGACTGACCGGACGGAACATGACGGCCGGCCGGGTGTTTTTCGAACCGTATTCGGAGAGCCTGCGCAAATGAAAATGCTTGTTGTCGAACCGAAGGCTACCGGCCATCACATGGTTGCCTATACCCGGTTTATCGTCAGGGAGGCTGTTGCGCGGGGCTGGTCCGTCGATCTGCTTACCACGAAAGGTACGGTCAAACACGAAGCATTCGGGTTTGTTCGCAGTGAACTTCCGGATGACGCGGGAATCTTCCATATGGATACTGTAGACAAACCCGGAACGGCGGTAGCCCTCGCGCTCATGCGCTCGCAGAATGCCTGTTACGACGCCGTGGCGAGAGGGTTCAGGGCCTTGTTGGGAAAAACGGTTCCGGACTTCGTGTACGTGGTGAACCTCGATCATTTCGACAAGATTCTCGCCTTGCGGGGCTCCCCGTTCGGCGATGTTCCGTTCGGCGGTATGATGATGAGCGTCAAGTTCCATCGTTATACCATGCGACTGGGCCCGAAAAGCAGAAACGACGCTTTTTACGGTTGGCTGTTCAGGCGAATGCTGGCGATTTCCGGACTGAAATTCTGCGCGGTGATAGACGAGCCCTTTTTCGATTTTGCCAGAGCTGAAAACAGGCCGGTATACCGCAAGCTTTCCTTCGTTCCGGACGTGGGTGAGTTACACGGAGAATTGACCCGGAACGAAGCCCGCCGGTCGCTCGGCATAGCCGACGGTCGTTTTGTCGTGCTGGTTTTCGGCTCGCTTATGAAGCGGAAAGGGATCCGGGAGCTTTTCGAAGCCGTCCGGCGCATTCCCGAAACGTTCGATATCCTGATTCATATGGCGGGACGCCAGAACGAAAATATCCGGGCCCTGATGAAGACGCCGCTTGCGGAAGGATTGCTTCTCGATGGTCGCCTGATGGTTTCCAGCGGTTTTCAGGATGAAAGGCAGGAGTACATCGCTTTTCGTTCGGCCGATGCTGCCTGGGTCGGTTACGTTCAGGGATTTAGCGGTTCGAGCGGCGTCCTGATCCAGGCCGCCTCGATCGGTGTTCCTGTGATCGCATCTTCCAATGGGCTCGTGGGCTGGATGACCGGCAAGTACGGGCTCGGTACGGTTGTCGACCCCTCTGACGCGGCCAGCGCGGCGCGCGCGATAGAACGGCTCGCGGACGATCCCGCCATGCGGGACAGGTTCGGTTTCAATGGTATCCGTTTTGCCCGAAGCCACACATCCCGGGATTTCGGAGCGGGAGTCTGCAATGCCATAGCCGCTTCAGCCGGAGAAGGAATCGCATGAGAAGATCCCGCACAATAGATTTCGGCGATATCGTGGGCGCGGCCGTTCTCGTGCTTGTCGTGGTGGGCTATCCGCTTATAGCACCGTTCTCCGCGTGGTTCGATATTCCGAACAGAACGCTATCCGTTCCTTTCAGGGGGCTCGTGGCAATTCTGTCGCTCGCCCTGATTCTCCGGCGGGCGGTAATCACGCGTCACTGGACGGTCAACTACTTCTGGTTTTTGTGG
It encodes the following:
- the cysD gene encoding sulfate adenylyltransferase subunit CysD, producing the protein MNSYRISHLKQLESESIHIIREVAAEFSNPVMLYSIGKDSSVMVRLAEKAFYPARVPFPLMHIDSKWKFREMIEFRDRYARENNWELIVYSNTEAFEQGVGPFTHGSQAHTDLMKTQALLQALGNYGFDAAFGGARRDEEKSRAKERIFSFRDGFHQWDPKNQRPELWHTYNARVRKGESIRVFPLSNWTELDIWEYIRKERIPIVPLYYAKERRVVAMGGNLILVDDERMPEELRKKAEMKMVRFRTLGCYPLTGAVESDAATIEDIVLEMMATTKSERTTRVIDYDQEASMEQKKREGYF
- the cysN gene encoding sulfate adenylyltransferase subunit CysN, producing MSAFAYGNTINEFLAHDQQKDLLRFLTAGSVDDGKSTLIGRLLFDSKKIYEDQLAALERDNLREGHAGDDMDYALLLDGLKAEREQGITIDVAYRYFSTNRRKFIIADTPGHEQYTRNMVTGASTADLVIILVDARQGIVTQTKRHTFIAALLGIKHVVLAVNKMDLVDYSQRTFEVICTAYKDFVTRLGIPDVHCIPLSALRGDNVVTPSEHTAWYDGRPLLHFLETVHVAGDRNFIDFRYPVQYVIRPSHGYRGYAARVASGIVRKGDELLVLPSRKKSVVASITTWDGELEEAFPPQSVTLTLKDDIDISRGDLLVKPGNVPKVGRHFEAMLVWLAEEPMTASGQYLIKHTTNTSRARIDEIRYRIDVNTLQRSGSEVFGLNDIGRAVLTVNKPLFFDSYAKNRETGAFILIDSVGFNTVAAGMIIDRVGEDELPSKISGGQSLSQAVARSLVPLREREKRMGQKSATVWIMGLHGSAKNDVASRLDKALFDKGATTVLFDGGTVRSGLSSELDYSPTDRAEHLRRVAHLCRMLNDQGFITICSFISPDANIRRQVAEIVGVERFHLVYVDASQQLCRKLEPELYEQVERGAARHLPGVDLPFEPPQRPDVRLCQQTGFVDISKILDYLAAGGVFPLD
- a CDS encoding glycosyltransferase family 4 protein — encoded protein: MKMLVVEPKATGHHMVAYTRFIVREAVARGWSVDLLTTKGTVKHEAFGFVRSELPDDAGIFHMDTVDKPGTAVALALMRSQNACYDAVARGFRALLGKTVPDFVYVVNLDHFDKILALRGSPFGDVPFGGMMMSVKFHRYTMRLGPKSRNDAFYGWLFRRMLAISGLKFCAVIDEPFFDFARAENRPVYRKLSFVPDVGELHGELTRNEARRSLGIADGRFVVLVFGSLMKRKGIRELFEAVRRIPETFDILIHMAGRQNENIRALMKTPLAEGLLLDGRLMVSSGFQDERQEYIAFRSADAAWVGYVQGFSGSSGVLIQAASIGVPVIASSNGLVGWMTGKYGLGTVVDPSDAASAARAIERLADDPAMRDRFGFNGIRFARSHTSRDFGAGVCNAIAASAGEGIA